The following proteins are encoded in a genomic region of Sparus aurata chromosome 11, fSpaAur1.1, whole genome shotgun sequence:
- the farp2 gene encoding FERM, ARHGEF and pleckstrin domain-containing protein 2 isoform X2: MGEIDGSYRVLQTPGTRLGAQFNAGISTLEPGQSLSGNMISGSRSQGRGLHIRVQGLDDSQEFFDIDPKAPAQTLLSEVFLRGNLMESDYFGLEFQNMQMNWVWLEPIKPVAKQVRRPSNTLFRLSVKFFPPDPGQLQEEYTRYLFSLQMKRDLMEGRLICTENTGALLASHLVQSEIGDYDDVADRDFLRVNKLLPYQEKVQERIMELHRRHLGQTPAESDFQILEIARKLEMYGVRYHPAADREGTKINLAVSHMGLQVFQGNTKINTFNWSKIRKLSFKRKRFLIKLYPEVHGPHQDTLEFMMASRDQCKIFWKICVEYHSFFRLFDQPQPKSKAILFTRGSSFRYSGRTQKQLVEYVRENGAKRTPYQRRNSKIRMSARSVATDVPKQSLSFNDSLRAQGSPSSATVSFYPAHISSILPRTEFPPQPLSTLSQSPAPSQQQQQQQLHSSLQATRAPSPPMEEPVKAASPSHFTFQDSVVDSPQLSPHNPKGPLCLSPSFQMSTLSLPGQAPSPLQSPILSEVGSNAKLEEEEEGRRKRYPTDKAYFIAKEILTTERTYLKDLEVITVWFRSAVIKENAMPEGLMTLLFSNIDPIYEFHRGFLKELDQRLALWEGRSNAHVKGDYQRIGDVMLRNMCALKEFTSYLQKHDEVLTELEKATKRLKKLETVYKEFELQKVCYLPLNTFLLKPIQRLMHYKLILERLCKHYSPSHRDHDDCKEALKEVAEIATQLQSSLIRLENFQKLTELQRDLIGIENLTAPGREFIREGCLYKLTKKGLQQRMFFLFSDMLLYTSKGVTATNQFKVHGQLPLHGMIVEESENEWSVPHCFTIYSAQRTIVVAASSKVEMGKWIEDLNLAIEMSKKSQEKSSIFLDPGFGDHSNRSSDEVSLEQESEDDMNSSRTSLDKQTHHRANTTMHVCWHRNTSVSMSDHSLAVENQLSGYLLRKFKNSNGWQKLWVVFTNFCLFFYKTHQDDFPLASLPLLGYTVSTPEESDSIHKEYVFKLQFKSHVYFFRAESEYTFERWMEVIKSAASTAGRMSLLIPKGGPMEMNGN; this comes from the exons gtTTGGCTGGAACCTATAAAACCCGTTGCAAAACAAGTCAGAA gaCCATCAAATACGCTATTTAGACTGTCAGTGAAATTCTTTCCTCCAGACCCCGGTCAGCTGCAGGAGGAGTACACGAG GTATTTATTCTCGCTGCAGATGAAACGAGATCTGATGGAGGGCAGGTTGATCTGCACAGAAAATACTGGAGCCCTGCTGGCCTCTCACCTCGTCCAGT CCGAGATTGGCGACTATGATGATGTAGCAGACCGGGACTTCCTGAGGGTTAACAAGCTGTTGCCTTACCAAGAGAAGGTGCAGGAGAGGATCATGGAGCTCCACCGCAGGCACCT GGGCCAGACTCCAGCTGAATCAGATTTCCAAATCCTGGAGATTGCCCGTAAACTGGAAATGTACGGCGTCCGCTACCACCCAGCAGCTGACCGGGAAGGCACCAAAATTAACCTGGCTGTTTCTCATATGGGCCTCCAGGTTTTTCAG GGCAACACCAAAATAAATACCTTCAACTGGTCCAAGATCCGCAAACTGAGCTTCAAGAGAAAACGCTTCTTGATCAAACTCTACCCAGAGGTTCAT ggccCCCATCAGGACACTCTCGAGTTTATGATGGCCAGTCGAGACCAGTGTAAAATCTTTTGGAAGATCTGTGTGGAATACCACTCGTTTTTCCGTTTGTTTGACCAACCCCAACCCAAATCCAAAGCTATCCTCTTCACCAGAGGCTCTTCCTTCAGATACAG TGGAAGGACCCAGAAGCAGCTTGTGGAGTACGTCAGGGAAAATGGAGCAAAGAGAACGCCATACCAGAG GAGGAACAGTAAAATACGAATGTCTGCTCGCTCCGTAGCCACAGATGTGCCAAAACAG AGCCTGTCATTCAATGACAGTCTCAGGGCCCAAGGCTCTCCTTCCTCAGCTACTGTGTCCTTCTACCCAGCGCACATTTCAAGCATTCTCCCGCGAACAGAATTCCCACCTCAGCCTTTGTCCACACTGAGCCAGTCTCCAGCGCCTTcccagcaacagcagcagcagcagcttcactcctctctGCAAGCTACCAGAGCCCCCAGCCCTCCGATGGAAGAACCTGTCAAGGCAGCTTCCCCATCTCACTTCACTTTTCAAG ATTCAGTCGTGGACAGCCCTCAGCTCTCGCCCCACAACCCCAAAGGTCCCCTCTGCCTGTCGCCCTCCTTCCAGATGTCGACCCTCAGCCTGCCGGGCCAGGCCCCATCGCCACTGCAAAGCCCCATCCTGAGCGAGGTGGGCAGCAATGCCAAgctagaggaggaggaggagggcaggagGAAG CGCTATCCCACCGACAAGGCCTACTTCATTGCCAAAGAGATTTTGACCACAGAGCGAACGTACCTGAAAGACCTCGAGGTCATCACTGTG TGGTTCCGCAGCGCTGTGATCAAAGAAAACGCCATGCCCGAAGGCCTGATGACCCTCCTCTTCTCCAACATCGACCCCATCTACGAGTTCCATCGAGGCTTCCTCAAGGAGTTGGACCAGAGGCTGGCTCTCTG GGAGGGACGCTCTAATGCTCACGTCAAAGGGGACTACCAGAGGATTGGTGATGTGATGCTTAGGAACATGTGTGCTCTTAAG GAATTCACCAGCTACCTACAGAAGCACGATGAGGTGTTAACAGAGCTGGAGAAAGCCACCAAGAGGCTGAAGAAGCTGGAGACGGTCTACAAAGAGTTTGAACTGCAGAAGGTCTGCTACCTGCCCCTCAACACATTCCTGCTGAAGCCCATCCAGCGCCTCATGCATTACAAACTCATCCTGGAGCGACTGTGCAAGCATTATTCTCCCAGCCACCGCGATCACGACGACTGCAAGG AGGCTCTGAAGGAAGTGGCAGAGATCGCCACTCAGCTGCAGAGCAGTCTCATCCGGCTGGAGAATTTCCAGAAGCTGacggagctgcagagagacctGATTGGTATAGAGAACTTAACAGCACCAGGCAGG gagTTCATACGAGAGGGCTGTCTGTACAAGCTTACCAAGAAAGGACTGCAGcagagaatgtttttcctg ttCTCAGACATGCTCCTCTACACAAGCAAAGGTGTGACAGCCACCAATCAGTTCAAAGTGCACGGCCAGCTTCCTCTTCACGGCATGATA GTTGAGGAAAGTGAGAATGAGTGGTCGGTCCCCCACTGCTTCACCATCTACTCTGCTCAGAGGACCATTGTAGTGGCTGCCAG CTCTAAAGTGGAGATGGGGAAGTGGATTGAGGATCTGAACTTGGCAATCGAAATGTCCAAGAAGTCCCAAGAGAAATCCAGCATCTTCCTTGACCCTGGATTTGGTGATCACTCCAATC gaTCGTCCGACGAGGTCTCTCTGGAGCAGGAGTCGGAGGATGACATGAACTCCTCCCGTACTTCACTGGATAAGCAGACACACCACCGTGCCAACACGACCATGCACGTGTGCTGGCACCGCAACACCAGTGTGTCTATGTCTGATCACAGTCTGGCTGTGGAG AACCAGCTCTCAGGTTACCTCCTGAGGAAGTTCAAGAACAGTAACGGCTGGCAGAAACTCTGGGTTGTTTTCACCAACTTCTGCTTGTTCTTCTACAAGACTCACCAG GATGACTTCCCGCTGGCCAGCCTCCCCCTGCTGGGCTACACGGTCAGCACCCCCGAAGAGTCGGACAGCATCCACAAGGAGTACGTCTTCAAACTGCAGTTCAAGTCCCATGTTTACTTCTTCCGGGCTGAAAGCGAGTACACCTTTGAAAG ATGGATGGAGGTGATCAAGAGTGCAGCTAGCACCGCAGGCCGGATGAGCCTGCTCATACCCAAAGGAGGTCCCATGGAGATGAACGGAAACTGA
- the farp2 gene encoding FERM, ARHGEF and pleckstrin domain-containing protein 2 isoform X4, whose product MGEIDGSYRVLQTPGTRLGAQFNAGISTLEPGQSLSGNMISGSRSQGRGLHIRVQGLDDSQEFFDIDPKAPAQTLLSEVFLRGNLMESDYFGLEFQNMQMNWVWLEPIKPVAKQVRRPSNTLFRLSVKFFPPDPGQLQEEYTRYLFSLQMKRDLMEGRLICTENTGALLASHLVQSEIGDYDDVADRDFLRVNKLLPYQEKVQERIMELHRRHLGQTPAESDFQILEIARKLEMYGVRYHPAADREGTKINLAVSHMGLQVFQGNTKINTFNWSKIRKLSFKRKRFLIKLYPEVHGPHQDTLEFMMASRDQCKIFWKICVEYHSFFRLFDQPQPKSKAILFTRGSSFRYSGRTQKQLVEYVRENGAKRTPYQRRNSKIRMSARSVATDVPKQSLSFNDSLRAQGSPSSATVSFYPAHISSILPRTEFPPQPLSTLSQSPAPSQQQQQQQLHSSLQATRAPSPPMEEPVKAASPSHFTFQDSVVDSPQLSPHNPKGPLCLSPSFQMSTLSLPGQAPSPLQSPILSEVGSNAKLEEEEEGRRKRYPTDKAYFIAKEILTTERTYLKDLEVITVWFRSAVIKENAMPEGLMTLLFSNIDPIYEFHRGFLKELDQRLALWEGRSNAHVKGDYQRIGDVMLRNMCALKEFTSYLQKHDEVLTELEKATKRLKKLETVYKEFELQKVCYLPLNTFLLKPIQRLMHYKLILERLCKHYSPSHRDHDDCKEALKEVAEIATQLQSSLIRLENFQKLTELQRDLIGIENLTAPGREFIREGCLYKLTKKGLQQRMFFLFSDMLLYTSKGVTATNQFKVHGQLPLHGMIVEESENEWSVPHCFTIYSAQRTIVVAASSKVEMGKWIEDLNLAIEMSKKSQEKSSIFLDPGFGDHSNLFGSPAVSPELPPRYLLGQGQRPNTITHVCWYRNQNLSLTDYLRMNQNQLSGYLLRKFKNSNGWQKLWVVFTNFCLFFYKTHQDDFPLASLPLLGYTVSTPEESDSIHKEYVFKLQFKSHVYFFRAESEYTFERWMEVIKSAASTAGRMSLLIPKGGPMEMNGN is encoded by the exons gtTTGGCTGGAACCTATAAAACCCGTTGCAAAACAAGTCAGAA gaCCATCAAATACGCTATTTAGACTGTCAGTGAAATTCTTTCCTCCAGACCCCGGTCAGCTGCAGGAGGAGTACACGAG GTATTTATTCTCGCTGCAGATGAAACGAGATCTGATGGAGGGCAGGTTGATCTGCACAGAAAATACTGGAGCCCTGCTGGCCTCTCACCTCGTCCAGT CCGAGATTGGCGACTATGATGATGTAGCAGACCGGGACTTCCTGAGGGTTAACAAGCTGTTGCCTTACCAAGAGAAGGTGCAGGAGAGGATCATGGAGCTCCACCGCAGGCACCT GGGCCAGACTCCAGCTGAATCAGATTTCCAAATCCTGGAGATTGCCCGTAAACTGGAAATGTACGGCGTCCGCTACCACCCAGCAGCTGACCGGGAAGGCACCAAAATTAACCTGGCTGTTTCTCATATGGGCCTCCAGGTTTTTCAG GGCAACACCAAAATAAATACCTTCAACTGGTCCAAGATCCGCAAACTGAGCTTCAAGAGAAAACGCTTCTTGATCAAACTCTACCCAGAGGTTCAT ggccCCCATCAGGACACTCTCGAGTTTATGATGGCCAGTCGAGACCAGTGTAAAATCTTTTGGAAGATCTGTGTGGAATACCACTCGTTTTTCCGTTTGTTTGACCAACCCCAACCCAAATCCAAAGCTATCCTCTTCACCAGAGGCTCTTCCTTCAGATACAG TGGAAGGACCCAGAAGCAGCTTGTGGAGTACGTCAGGGAAAATGGAGCAAAGAGAACGCCATACCAGAG GAGGAACAGTAAAATACGAATGTCTGCTCGCTCCGTAGCCACAGATGTGCCAAAACAG AGCCTGTCATTCAATGACAGTCTCAGGGCCCAAGGCTCTCCTTCCTCAGCTACTGTGTCCTTCTACCCAGCGCACATTTCAAGCATTCTCCCGCGAACAGAATTCCCACCTCAGCCTTTGTCCACACTGAGCCAGTCTCCAGCGCCTTcccagcaacagcagcagcagcagcttcactcctctctGCAAGCTACCAGAGCCCCCAGCCCTCCGATGGAAGAACCTGTCAAGGCAGCTTCCCCATCTCACTTCACTTTTCAAG ATTCAGTCGTGGACAGCCCTCAGCTCTCGCCCCACAACCCCAAAGGTCCCCTCTGCCTGTCGCCCTCCTTCCAGATGTCGACCCTCAGCCTGCCGGGCCAGGCCCCATCGCCACTGCAAAGCCCCATCCTGAGCGAGGTGGGCAGCAATGCCAAgctagaggaggaggaggagggcaggagGAAG CGCTATCCCACCGACAAGGCCTACTTCATTGCCAAAGAGATTTTGACCACAGAGCGAACGTACCTGAAAGACCTCGAGGTCATCACTGTG TGGTTCCGCAGCGCTGTGATCAAAGAAAACGCCATGCCCGAAGGCCTGATGACCCTCCTCTTCTCCAACATCGACCCCATCTACGAGTTCCATCGAGGCTTCCTCAAGGAGTTGGACCAGAGGCTGGCTCTCTG GGAGGGACGCTCTAATGCTCACGTCAAAGGGGACTACCAGAGGATTGGTGATGTGATGCTTAGGAACATGTGTGCTCTTAAG GAATTCACCAGCTACCTACAGAAGCACGATGAGGTGTTAACAGAGCTGGAGAAAGCCACCAAGAGGCTGAAGAAGCTGGAGACGGTCTACAAAGAGTTTGAACTGCAGAAGGTCTGCTACCTGCCCCTCAACACATTCCTGCTGAAGCCCATCCAGCGCCTCATGCATTACAAACTCATCCTGGAGCGACTGTGCAAGCATTATTCTCCCAGCCACCGCGATCACGACGACTGCAAGG AGGCTCTGAAGGAAGTGGCAGAGATCGCCACTCAGCTGCAGAGCAGTCTCATCCGGCTGGAGAATTTCCAGAAGCTGacggagctgcagagagacctGATTGGTATAGAGAACTTAACAGCACCAGGCAGG gagTTCATACGAGAGGGCTGTCTGTACAAGCTTACCAAGAAAGGACTGCAGcagagaatgtttttcctg ttCTCAGACATGCTCCTCTACACAAGCAAAGGTGTGACAGCCACCAATCAGTTCAAAGTGCACGGCCAGCTTCCTCTTCACGGCATGATA GTTGAGGAAAGTGAGAATGAGTGGTCGGTCCCCCACTGCTTCACCATCTACTCTGCTCAGAGGACCATTGTAGTGGCTGCCAG CTCTAAAGTGGAGATGGGGAAGTGGATTGAGGATCTGAACTTGGCAATCGAAATGTCCAAGAAGTCCCAAGAGAAATCCAGCATCTTCCTTGACCCTGGATTTGGTGATCACTCCAATC TCTTCGGCTCTCCGGCCGTCTCACCAGAGCTCCCGCCTCGCTATCTCCTCGGTCAGGGCCAAAGACCCAACACCATCACTCACGTTTGTTGGTACCGAAACCAGAACCTCTCTCTCACTGATTACCTGCGCATGAACCAG AACCAGCTCTCAGGTTACCTCCTGAGGAAGTTCAAGAACAGTAACGGCTGGCAGAAACTCTGGGTTGTTTTCACCAACTTCTGCTTGTTCTTCTACAAGACTCACCAG GATGACTTCCCGCTGGCCAGCCTCCCCCTGCTGGGCTACACGGTCAGCACCCCCGAAGAGTCGGACAGCATCCACAAGGAGTACGTCTTCAAACTGCAGTTCAAGTCCCATGTTTACTTCTTCCGGGCTGAAAGCGAGTACACCTTTGAAAG ATGGATGGAGGTGATCAAGAGTGCAGCTAGCACCGCAGGCCGGATGAGCCTGCTCATACCCAAAGGAGGTCCCATGGAGATGAACGGAAACTGA